The Dyadobacter sandarakinus DNA window GGTAGACTTGCTCAATCAACAACTTGAAATTCTTCAGCGTATCAACAAGGTCAAAAATGACAGCAATAAAGAATCTAAGGACGCTCCTGTTATTTAGCATGCTCGTCGTGCTTTCGCAGGTAGCATTTGCCTTGCCCGAAGATCCCCGCCCAGCCGGATGGATCGAAAAAAAGCGGAATATCGTGAAGGTTTTCGATGTAAAAAGCAATGATATGCTCGTGGTTGACAATCAGTTCGGGCAGGTGAAAGTAAACCTCTGGGCCAAAGATGAAATCAAGGTGGAAATTGTGATCACCGCCAATGCACCGTCTGATACCCGTGCGGCAGAGTACCTCGGGGCTGTTAATATCGACGAAAAACGTGTAAAAGGTCAGATCGCACTTACTACTCATATTAATCGGGGCCAGCTGGGTAACAACAGCTGGAACAACCGGAAAGGAGAGAAGAACTTTATCCAGATCGACTATACGGTCTTTATGCCCAAGGAAAACGCACTGGAAGTACGAAACAAATTCGGCGATACGGATATTCCATCCTTTCACGCACCGCTTACGGTGGATTCCCGCTACGGCAACTTTGTGGCAAACCTGCTTGAAAATATGGAAAATGTGATCGATGTAAGGTACGGAAGTGCCAAAATCGGTAAAATGGATGGCGGTAAGCTCGAATTCCAATACTCCAATCTCACGCTCGACCAGGCTAAGAAAGTGATGCTGAGCAACAAGTTCGGAGAACTGAAAATAGGGGATGTAATCAATTTGGATGCAGATATTGACTACTCGGGGGCGAAAATCGGAACGATCCGGGGATCAGGAAAGATCAAGCTCAATTACTCCGGCAACTTCATGATTGATGCGCTGACCAACTCGGAAAATGTCGATATACAGGCCGCATATTCGTCGGTCATCCTTCCGGCAGACGCCAACCAGTTCAATGTGACGATGTCGTACGGCAACTTTACCTATCCGTCTACGAATGTAAACTTCTCGGTACAACCTTCCAAAGATGAAAAATCATACAAGGTGAAGCAGTACCAGGGCAAAGTAGGCACCGGCTCGGGAACCAAAATTACGGTAACTTCCCGGTTTGGTGATGTAAAGCTGAAAGACTGAAATTACTCTTCAAGCAGCACATTGTACCGGAAGTCCAGCGGATCGAATGCATTGAAAAGCTTATCGATAAAACGCGGATCGTCAATATAGAAATTCAGCAGATTGTCATAGCGTTCCTGGGCGGTACCGTTCGGGAACAGCTTGTTTTTAAGCGCCAGCAACTGTGTAATCGCTGATTCGTGATGATGCTCTTCTGCCTTGCTGATCCGCTTTTCGAGGTGACGGAGTGAATGCATCAGCCGGGTTTGTTCGGCTTTTACAGCTCCGTGCATGGTAGGCTCCACCGCTACCGCCTTTGCCAGGATTTCTTCGAAAACACGTTCAAATGCATCCTTCTGGTCTTCCAGGTCGAGCTGGTGTTCTGAGTGGCGCTCAATGTAAAGTTTACGCAGGGCTACTTCATCCAGAAACAGTTCTTCTGTTTTAATGCCCAGCTTGCGGGCTTTCTGGTGTTGCTTGTTGTTGAGGTACAATGCAAAGTTCCGTGGAATAAGCATTGGGAAAGGTACTCCGAAATGATCAAAAACACCTTTCAGCTGCATCCAGTAAGGCACCTCCGATGGCCCTCCGATGTAAGCCAGGTTCGGAAGAATAATTTCTTCGTACAAAGGACGCAGGACGACATTCGGACTGAAATATTCGGGATGAGCAGCGGTCAGACTGAGAATTTCTTTTTCTGAAAAAGTAAGGTCCGAGTTGACAACCTTGAAAGTATCTTCCTCTTTTATAATACGTTCGCGAAGATTGTCTTTTAAGTAAAACAGGTTGATCTCGCGGGCATTCAGAGGTGTGTGGTAGCCAAGGGTATTGAGGCGGGATGTAATTTCGGAAACGATCTTACCGGAACTGTTCTGCAGTAATTCATCCTGGATCACAGGCAGGAAATGCCTTTTTAAAGAAGCATCATCGGCATCAAGGCACACAAGTCCTTTTTGCCCGAATAACTCGTGCATGTAACATCGTACTGCGTCGGCCAGGGTGTCATTTTCGAGGTATGCCTTGGTAAACAGCAATGGTTTGA harbors:
- the bshC gene encoding bacillithiol biosynthesis cysteine-adding enzyme BshC, which translates into the protein MTLHSVDLRSTGQFPALLLDYLEQKPGLEAFYSIFPTLENAAEAIAQRRSFDPEKRKTLAAALKKQYANLPHQPDFSILEDPNTFTVTTGHQLNIFSGPLYIIYKIVTIIRLAEALKETYPEYNFVPVYWMATEDHDFAEIASFHLFDQTHIWTGEHKGAVGRLNPHELESIIRQLPIKPLLFTKAYLENDTLADAVRCYMHELFGQKGLVCLDADDASLKRHFLPVIQDELLQNSSGKIVSEITSRLNTLGYHTPLNAREINLFYLKDNLRERIIKEEDTFKVVNSDLTFSEKEILSLTAAHPEYFSPNVVLRPLYEEIILPNLAYIGGPSEVPYWMQLKGVFDHFGVPFPMLIPRNFALYLNNKQHQKARKLGIKTEELFLDEVALRKLYIERHSEHQLDLEDQKDAFERVFEEILAKAVAVEPTMHGAVKAEQTRLMHSLRHLEKRISKAEEHHHESAITQLLALKNKLFPNGTAQERYDNLLNFYIDDPRFIDKLFNAFDPLDFRYNVLLEE